In the genome of Spirochaetia bacterium, one region contains:
- a CDS encoding SDR family oxidoreductase, whose translation MFDLTGKKAYVTGGAGGIGRAVSLGLAERGADVAIVDLAVDTARQVAEEVKAKGVDSFAIECDVTKEDQVQGMIKAIVGRWGRIDIAHNNAGICINEDAENMSYAQWKKVIDVNLSSIFLTCKEVGKVMIAQGKGSIINTASMSGHIVNFPQPQCSYNASKAGVILLTKSLAVEWVNKGVRVNCISPGYIGTAITQRACDAWKESWKQQIPIHRLGTPEELVSAIIYLASDESSYTTGCDVVVDGAFTCI comes from the coding sequence ATGTTTGATTTGACGGGTAAGAAAGCTTACGTAACAGGCGGGGCAGGAGGAATCGGCAGAGCCGTTTCCCTCGGTCTTGCAGAAAGAGGTGCTGATGTCGCCATAGTGGATCTTGCTGTGGATACGGCCAGGCAGGTTGCCGAAGAAGTGAAAGCTAAAGGAGTAGATTCCTTTGCTATAGAATGTGATGTAACAAAGGAAGATCAGGTCCAGGGCATGATCAAGGCGATCGTGGGCAGATGGGGAAGGATTGACATTGCCCATAACAATGCAGGTATCTGCATAAATGAAGATGCTGAGAATATGTCCTATGCACAATGGAAGAAAGTAATTGATGTTAATTTGAGTAGCATTTTCCTTACATGTAAGGAAGTAGGAAAGGTTATGATTGCCCAGGGAAAAGGAAGTATCATCAATACTGCATCTATGTCGGGACATATTGTCAATTTTCCTCAGCCCCAGTGTTCATACAATGCTTCTAAAGCTGGTGTCATTCTCTTGACGAAATCCTTGGCTGTTGAATGGGTTAACAAGGGCGTAAGGGTAAATTGCATAAGTCCTGGATATATTGGTACCGCAATTACCCAACGAGCCTGCGATGCCTGGAAGGAAAGTTGGAAGCAACAGATACCTATACATCGTTTGGGAACTCCTGAGGAGCTAGTCAGTGCCATTATATATCTGGCAAGTGATGAATCGTCTTATACAACCGGATGTGATGTGGTTGTAGATGGGGCTTTTACCTGCATATAA
- a CDS encoding LacI family transcriptional regulator, whose product MNSSSDASMKDVARLAGVSTATVSHVINGNPGVSVRTQKKVAEAINVLSYQVNPTARKLRNGRSNIVGFLVSNLSNYFYIEIGNAIVNVLNQAGYHLFYMNSEESEEKEALHIQNCVRENFAGIIIVPVAKQWQDLASLLEDIPCVFLDRKPKGVRRDTVLSTNNNGAFLGTQKLVELGARKLAFLSPRFDATMRERVEGFEDAIVQNGLEVDHECEIFGVEHPKTFGEMLQGGDWDESLTYVLQKKRVDGIFSGNEIFAFTAINYFNRNHLITGRDLLFATFDASFWMFGVQMPFLAVKQDEKALGTVAAKTLLRRMNGEIFLTSEYRIHTKLVLVGNKGDEQHV is encoded by the coding sequence ATGAACAGTAGTTCCGATGCATCGATGAAGGATGTGGCCCGTCTTGCCGGCGTGTCAACGGCAACGGTTTCCCATGTAATCAACGGGAACCCGGGCGTGAGTGTCCGGACGCAAAAAAAAGTAGCGGAGGCAATCAATGTCTTGTCTTATCAAGTCAATCCTACCGCTCGAAAGCTCAGGAATGGCAGGTCAAATATAGTCGGGTTCCTTGTTTCGAATCTTTCAAACTATTTTTATATTGAGATAGGAAATGCAATAGTAAATGTATTGAATCAGGCTGGATATCACCTGTTTTATATGAACAGTGAGGAATCAGAGGAAAAGGAGGCCCTGCACATACAGAACTGTGTAAGAGAAAACTTCGCAGGTATCATCATTGTTCCTGTTGCCAAGCAATGGCAGGATCTTGCATCTCTATTGGAAGATATCCCCTGTGTGTTTCTTGATAGGAAACCAAAGGGAGTCCGACGGGATACGGTTCTGTCTACCAACAACAATGGGGCCTTTCTCGGTACGCAAAAACTGGTGGAGCTGGGAGCTAGGAAACTTGCATTTCTTTCTCCCCGTTTTGATGCCACGATGCGGGAACGGGTCGAGGGATTTGAGGATGCCATTGTACAAAATGGGCTTGAAGTTGACCACGAATGTGAGATCTTTGGTGTTGAACATCCGAAGACATTCGGAGAAATGCTTCAGGGAGGTGATTGGGACGAGTCATTGACTTATGTATTACAGAAGAAAAGAGTTGATGGAATTTTTTCAGGTAATGAAATATTTGCCTTTACTGCAATAAATTATTTTAATAGAAATCATTTGATTACAGGCAGGGACCTGTTGTTTGCAACATTTGATGCTTCATTTTGGATGTTTGGAGTCCAGATGCCATTCCTGGCAGTCAAGCAAGATGAGAAAGCTCTTGGAACGGTTGCTGCGAAGACTTTGCTCAGACGCATGAATGGTGAAATATTCCTGACATCTGAATACAGAATTCATACCAAGTTGGTTTTGGTTGGAAATAAAGGAGATGAGCAACATGTTTGA
- a CDS encoding NAD(P)-dependent alcohol dehydrogenase encodes MKALVLHKAKTLSIDDVSLYEKMGDFDVRIKIKNVGICGSDIHYYLHGAIGDYVVKKPMVMGHEASGVVVATGKRVEHLHVGDRVCMEPGIPDSHSRETSLGMYNLDPSVRFWATPPIDGCLCEEVVHPEAFTFKLPDSVSFAEGAMVEPLAIGLQAATKAAIRPGDIAIVLGCGTIGIVTALSALAGGCSKVFVADINSEKLKICNRYKNLIPIDTKREDLAQIINTATDGWGANVVFEATGTDLLYRDIHQYACPGGCVVLVGIPAAGEGIFSITGLQAKELRMETVFRYAHKYPRAIDLVASGNIDVKPLVSAVYPFDKSIEAYEFASAKGSTAVKVQIVF; translated from the coding sequence GTGAAAGCTCTTGTATTGCATAAGGCAAAGACTCTATCTATTGATGACGTCAGTCTCTATGAAAAGATGGGCGATTTTGATGTCAGAATCAAGATAAAAAATGTCGGTATCTGTGGCAGTGATATCCATTACTATCTGCATGGCGCAATCGGGGACTATGTAGTAAAGAAACCTATGGTAATGGGACATGAAGCCTCTGGTGTTGTCGTCGCAACAGGAAAACGAGTAGAACATCTGCATGTGGGGGACCGCGTGTGCATGGAACCTGGCATTCCTGATTCCCACAGCAGGGAAACATCCCTTGGGATGTATAATCTGGACCCTTCGGTACGTTTTTGGGCAACTCCCCCGATTGATGGTTGCCTTTGTGAAGAAGTAGTGCACCCTGAAGCTTTTACATTTAAACTTCCTGATTCTGTCAGCTTTGCTGAGGGTGCTATGGTTGAACCGCTTGCAATCGGGTTGCAGGCTGCAACGAAGGCTGCCATAAGACCTGGGGATATAGCGATTGTACTTGGTTGCGGAACTATTGGCATTGTAACTGCACTTTCCGCTTTGGCCGGTGGTTGCAGCAAAGTGTTCGTTGCTGATATCAACAGTGAAAAACTGAAGATTTGTAACAGGTATAAGAACTTGATTCCTATAGATACGAAAAGAGAGGACTTGGCACAGATCATCAATACCGCTACTGATGGTTGGGGCGCAAATGTTGTATTTGAGGCAACAGGTACCGATTTGCTTTATCGGGATATCCATCAGTATGCCTGTCCCGGTGGCTGTGTGGTTTTGGTCGGCATTCCTGCAGCCGGGGAAGGCATATTCAGCATTACGGGCTTGCAGGCTAAGGAACTGCGTATGGAGACGGTGTTCAGGTATGCACATAAGTATCCTCGTGCCATTGATTTGGTTGCTTCGGGGAATATTGACGTGAAGCCGCTTGTTTCTGCTGTGTATCCTTTCGATAAAAGCATAGAAGCATATGAGTTTGCTTCGGCAAAAGGATCGACTGCCGTCAAGGTGCAGATTGTTTTCTGA
- a CDS encoding FGGY-family carbohydrate kinase has product MSTYVLAHDLGTSGNKATLFDDKGRLTDSVTDHYKLVFLHQNWAEQQAEDWWNSVCRTTKKLLEGHNPSGIAAVSFSGQMQGCLCVDKQGHPLHPSLIYCDQRATDQADILIRKLSLPYIYRITGHRASATYTLEKLMWIREHAPEIYASTRYVLQAKDYILFKLTGNFVTEGNDASGTNAFDLQKFTWSDEIIKASGIDKDKFPRVAHSSDIIGAVTKEAAETTGLMEGTPVIAGAGDGGCATLGGGSINPGEVYSYIGSSAWTSATATKPISEPSMKTFTWAHPITGLYQLCGTMQTAGNSYRWYIDDILEGSDNTDAYEQLNKKILTSTVPGAGGLLFLPYLLGERTPWWNEKAKGCFIGLSLQTKREDMARAILEGIAMNLNYSYKEYEKILDFKRATIIGGGARNTSLIQILCDVIGKPIDALQYLEESTSMGAALLAGVGCGLYESFTQIRTMNPISRHYEPIENHTKLYAELSKLFEQAYFGNKQLFDEIYRFKEDFPE; this is encoded by the coding sequence ATGTCAACCTACGTCCTTGCCCATGATCTCGGCACTTCGGGAAACAAAGCAACCTTATTTGATGACAAAGGCAGGCTTACTGATTCAGTAACAGATCATTACAAGCTAGTGTTTCTTCATCAGAATTGGGCAGAACAGCAGGCAGAGGACTGGTGGAATTCAGTCTGCAGGACAACAAAGAAACTACTGGAAGGCCATAATCCGTCGGGAATTGCTGCAGTTTCCTTCAGCGGGCAGATGCAAGGTTGTCTATGTGTGGACAAACAAGGACATCCCCTTCATCCGTCATTGATCTATTGTGACCAAAGAGCTACAGACCAGGCAGATATACTGATACGCAAGCTGTCACTGCCGTATATCTATCGCATCACAGGACATCGGGCAAGCGCTACCTACACCCTTGAAAAACTGATGTGGATCAGAGAACATGCTCCTGAAATCTATGCCAGTACACGTTATGTCCTGCAAGCAAAGGACTACATACTTTTTAAGCTCACCGGAAATTTCGTTACCGAAGGCAACGACGCCTCAGGGACAAATGCATTCGATCTGCAAAAATTTACATGGTCTGATGAAATTATCAAGGCATCAGGCATAGACAAAGACAAATTTCCTCGTGTAGCACATTCGAGTGATATCATTGGGGCAGTTACAAAAGAAGCAGCTGAAACAACCGGCCTCATGGAAGGAACTCCTGTAATAGCAGGTGCCGGTGACGGAGGATGTGCAACTTTAGGGGGAGGATCAATCAACCCAGGAGAAGTCTACAGCTATATAGGCTCCTCTGCATGGACCTCGGCAACTGCGACAAAACCTATTTCCGAGCCATCAATGAAGACTTTTACCTGGGCTCATCCGATTACGGGACTTTACCAGCTGTGTGGTACCATGCAGACAGCAGGCAACAGTTACCGTTGGTATATTGATGATATCCTGGAAGGATCGGACAATACAGATGCCTATGAACAGCTCAATAAGAAGATCCTGACTTCCACTGTCCCAGGAGCTGGCGGTTTGCTTTTCCTTCCTTACCTTCTCGGAGAAAGGACTCCTTGGTGGAACGAAAAAGCAAAGGGTTGTTTCATAGGCTTGTCCTTGCAAACAAAAAGAGAAGATATGGCAAGGGCAATACTGGAAGGCATTGCCATGAACCTGAACTACTCATACAAGGAATATGAGAAAATCCTGGATTTCAAAAGAGCAACCATCATCGGAGGAGGTGCCAGGAATACTTCCTTGATCCAAATCCTGTGTGATGTCATAGGGAAACCGATCGATGCACTGCAATACCTTGAAGAATCGACCAGCATGGGAGCTGCCCTGTTGGCAGGAGTCGGTTGCGGGCTTTACGAATCTTTTACACAGATACGGACAATGAATCCGATCAGCAGACATTACGAACCGATAGAAAACCACACAAAACTCTATGCTGAATTATCAAAGCTATTTGAACAGGCATATTTCGGCAACAAACAGCTTTTTGATGAAATCTACAGATTCAAGGAAGACTTTCCAGAATAG
- a CDS encoding MFS transporter, giving the protein MSFLSNFGKKNIISTFQEGYSPWPFLITTLCYGLTFGLTKGIMDNYLAEIANVMEFERGVIEFCRELPGLFLIFILAAMYRNSDKKNYQIALGIAMIGLSGLAFARSSKWIIVVFLVINSLGEHIVMQVRQSLSIEMAKPGKSGKSLGIMTGFRSLGRITGFLLIPVFYLIFARFSLGRSDARSYKLIYLFALCITIIAFFLSTKIPEIKEKQSNAPIAKIYFNKKFGKYYVLSVFYGARKQVFLTFAPYVLVLQYGASASVMSMLFAITAGMSIIFSPIIGRIIDRIGYRTVMIADTLILIIVCFFYGFAHRLFPEHIAFYVVCSNYVFDSILSLCSMASLVYIKDLADNQKEVSQTISSGISVNHLISIIIALCGGLIWEKAGIELLFSLSALLGLINSIVAATIPKTRKGL; this is encoded by the coding sequence ATGTCCTTTCTGTCCAACTTCGGCAAAAAAAATATTATATCAACCTTTCAGGAAGGATATTCTCCTTGGCCTTTTCTCATAACCACATTATGCTATGGACTGACGTTCGGCCTCACAAAAGGCATCATGGACAACTACCTGGCTGAGATAGCAAATGTCATGGAATTTGAACGTGGCGTCATCGAATTCTGCAGGGAATTGCCCGGTTTGTTCCTTATTTTCATTTTGGCTGCCATGTACCGAAACTCAGATAAAAAGAATTACCAGATTGCATTGGGCATTGCAATGATAGGACTAAGCGGCTTAGCTTTTGCACGTAGCAGCAAATGGATCATCGTTGTTTTCCTGGTCATCAACAGCCTGGGAGAACATATCGTCATGCAAGTGAGACAAAGTCTTTCCATTGAAATGGCGAAACCCGGCAAAAGCGGCAAATCACTGGGAATCATGACAGGGTTCCGTTCATTGGGACGAATTACAGGTTTCCTCTTGATTCCGGTCTTCTATCTTATCTTTGCTCGATTTTCGCTGGGGAGAAGTGACGCCAGAAGTTATAAGCTGATCTATCTGTTCGCACTTTGCATAACCATCATTGCATTTTTCCTTTCGACTAAGATCCCAGAAATAAAGGAAAAACAATCAAATGCACCCATTGCCAAGATTTACTTTAATAAAAAATTCGGAAAATATTATGTACTTTCTGTTTTCTACGGAGCACGAAAACAAGTTTTCCTGACTTTTGCACCTTATGTCCTCGTACTTCAATATGGTGCAAGCGCTTCCGTTATGTCCATGCTTTTTGCCATCACTGCCGGCATGTCCATCATATTCAGCCCTATCATTGGACGAATCATCGATCGAATCGGATATAGGACAGTCATGATTGCCGATACCCTCATTCTTATCATCGTATGCTTCTTTTACGGCTTTGCACATCGGCTATTCCCTGAACACATAGCTTTTTATGTTGTCTGTAGCAACTACGTATTCGATTCCATTCTTTCACTGTGCAGCATGGCAAGCTTGGTCTATATCAAAGACCTTGCAGACAACCAAAAGGAAGTCAGCCAGACCATTTCCTCAGGAATTTCCGTCAATCATCTCATCAGTATCATCATTGCCCTATGCGGTGGCCTGATCTGGGAAAAAGCCGGTATAGAGCTGTTGTTCTCACTTTCTGCTCTTCTTGGTTTGATAAACAGTATTGTTGCTGCTACCATACCCAAGACTAGGAAAGGCCTTTAA
- a CDS encoding ATPase has product MDRIQKELTEGKTVLGIEFGSTRIKAILIDTKNEPIAQGSFDWENSLIDGVWTYSLEEIRQGLQTCYGNLKQDVMDKYEVKLTKLKAMGISAMMHGYLAFDKNGKLLTPFRTWRNTFTHEASNVLAQLFDYPVPERWSISHLYYSVMKDQPHLKSLDYICTLAGYVHWLLTGKKVLGIGDASGMFPINDKTRDYDQQFIDKFEALIKDKQYGWNLRSILPKVLLAGEDAGTLSKEGAKLLDPSMELATGIPFCPPEGDAGTGMVATNSVAPKTGNVSAGTSVFAMVVLERPLSKSYHNLIDLVTTPDGSPVAMAHANNCTGEYDKWIGLFNEVLEATGRPIKKGELYDILLGKALEGDNDCGGLIPFNYLSGETMVGVKSGRPLFVRTSSCHFSLPNFMRAQLFTSLAALRTGMDILFENEQVQVDAINGHGGFFKTKEVGQKIMAAALHTPISILETAGEGGAWGIALLASYLVNGSNQKLEDFLNKQVFQDSKASTLEPDKKDIEGFNAFMTNFRKALPIERMAGEHIV; this is encoded by the coding sequence ATGGATCGTATACAGAAAGAACTCACGGAAGGCAAGACGGTACTTGGCATTGAATTTGGTTCTACGCGAATCAAAGCCATTCTCATAGATACAAAAAACGAACCGATTGCCCAAGGAAGCTTTGATTGGGAAAACTCCCTTATCGATGGAGTATGGACATACTCCTTGGAAGAAATAAGGCAGGGCCTTCAGACTTGCTATGGTAACCTGAAACAGGACGTCATGGACAAATATGAAGTAAAACTGACAAAGTTAAAGGCAATGGGTATCAGCGCCATGATGCATGGATACCTTGCTTTTGACAAAAATGGCAAGTTGCTCACTCCTTTCAGGACATGGAGAAATACATTCACCCATGAAGCTTCAAATGTCCTAGCTCAGTTGTTTGATTATCCTGTTCCCGAGCGATGGAGTATCTCCCATCTCTATTATTCAGTCATGAAGGACCAGCCTCATCTCAAATCCCTTGACTATATCTGTACCCTTGCAGGGTATGTGCACTGGCTGCTTACAGGTAAGAAAGTACTTGGAATCGGTGATGCATCCGGCATGTTTCCTATCAATGACAAGACAAGGGATTACGATCAGCAATTCATCGATAAATTCGAAGCACTCATCAAAGATAAGCAGTATGGTTGGAATCTGAGAAGTATTCTTCCCAAGGTATTGCTTGCAGGTGAAGATGCCGGAACCTTAAGTAAGGAAGGAGCAAAACTGCTCGATCCTTCCATGGAACTAGCAACCGGCATCCCGTTCTGCCCTCCTGAAGGCGATGCGGGGACAGGTATGGTGGCAACCAACAGCGTGGCACCGAAAACAGGCAATGTTTCCGCAGGTACTTCAGTATTTGCTATGGTAGTCTTGGAAAGACCACTTTCAAAGAGCTATCATAACCTGATCGACCTTGTAACGACTCCTGACGGTTCCCCTGTTGCCATGGCACATGCAAACAACTGCACAGGCGAATATGACAAATGGATAGGGCTTTTCAACGAAGTGCTTGAAGCCACTGGCAGACCGATCAAGAAAGGAGAGCTCTATGATATCCTCCTAGGCAAGGCATTGGAAGGTGACAATGACTGCGGAGGCCTGATACCCTTCAATTATCTTTCGGGAGAAACCATGGTAGGAGTAAAAAGCGGAAGACCGTTGTTTGTCCGCACCTCTTCATGCCATTTCAGTCTTCCGAATTTCATGAGAGCACAGTTGTTTACTTCTCTTGCCGCATTGCGAACTGGTATGGATATCCTATTTGAAAATGAACAGGTACAGGTCGATGCCATCAATGGGCATGGAGGATTCTTCAAGACAAAGGAAGTCGGTCAGAAAATAATGGCAGCAGCTCTGCATACCCCGATTTCCATTCTGGAAACAGCTGGGGAAGGCGGTGCCTGGGGTATTGCCCTTCTTGCATCCTATCTTGTAAACGGAAGCAATCAGAAACTGGAAGACTTCTTGAACAAACAGGTATTCCAGGACAGCAAGGCTTCAACACTTGAACCAGACAAAAAGGACATCGAAGGATTCAATGCTTTCATGACCAATTTCAGGAAAGCCTTGCCTATCGAAAGAATGGCCGGAGAACACATAGTCTAG
- a CDS encoding histidinol-phosphatase, with product MISRSNLHTHSLYCDGKNSLEEMIGQALSLSFRSIGFSGHAYTGLKNDTCGMSLGATKQYFSELSTLKEKYKDRISVFSGLEIDAVYPVLYPQADYHIGSIHFLPTISGMVTIDDTPKLLKEGIDMLGGPLQLARAYYDTFVDFAKRTDFDIVGHFDLITKFDEQGIPLFDHEDRKYQDIALAAMEAIGDCGKIFEVNTGAISRGYRTQPYPDAFLLRRIKELGFPICLSSDAHRKEDLVFGFEKAEMLLRSIGFTTLTELTDSGFVQIQF from the coding sequence ATGATCAGCCGGAGCAACCTGCATACACATAGTCTATACTGTGATGGCAAGAATAGCCTTGAGGAAATGATTGGACAAGCCTTGTCACTTTCATTCCGTTCCATAGGATTCTCAGGACACGCCTATACAGGGCTCAAGAATGATACGTGTGGTATGTCACTTGGAGCCACGAAGCAATATTTTTCAGAACTTTCGACATTGAAGGAAAAATACAAAGATAGAATTTCTGTTTTTTCCGGACTTGAAATCGATGCAGTATACCCGGTCCTCTATCCCCAGGCAGACTATCACATCGGTTCTATCCATTTCTTACCGACGATATCAGGCATGGTTACTATCGATGATACCCCTAAACTGCTGAAAGAAGGCATAGACATGCTCGGGGGACCGCTTCAGCTTGCCCGGGCTTACTATGATACATTTGTGGATTTTGCCAAGCGAACAGATTTTGACATAGTCGGTCATTTCGATCTGATTACAAAGTTTGATGAACAGGGAATACCTCTCTTCGACCATGAGGATAGGAAATATCAGGACATAGCTCTTGCTGCAATGGAAGCAATCGGAGATTGCGGGAAGATCTTTGAAGTGAATACAGGGGCTATCTCCAGAGGTTATAGGACGCAGCCATATCCAGATGCCTTTTTGCTTCGGCGTATCAAGGAACTTGGTTTTCCCATTTGCCTTTCTTCTGATGCTCACCGTAAGGAAGACCTTGTCTTTGGATTTGAAAAAGCGGAAATGCTTCTTAGGAGCATAGGTTTTACGACTTTGACCGAACTTACTGATTCAGGATTTGTCCAGATTCAATTCTGA
- a CDS encoding Abi family protein, whose translation MSGSRRKTKLTFSQQVNYMEENEGIDISPHSEEDVKNYLTKSVNFFNLKSYAKLFEKNLTGKDIGKYRNLCIDQLVELSKIDWYLRRLLLNITISIEHFSKINLLNQCTEDSKDDGYQIVADFLEANPKIKEKNKKNASERRDYCCDLKLKYSEDMPVWVLMELLTFGEYVNFLSFYERQHHRKNANVIWTQNCFWSVRIIRNACAHNNCLLPSLFKEPNRNVENGDKNQNKQLFSKLSNLYLTDGEKNLLNRSLLLRDLAMIILGMDSVIMSKKVKNHEFYYLMFFLDNRCIKHKELFTKQENICKAYQLFKKILAFYYEKASISIF comes from the coding sequence GTGTCAGGATCACGACGAAAAACTAAACTGACATTTTCACAGCAAGTGAACTATATGGAGGAAAACGAAGGCATTGATATTTCACCTCATAGTGAAGAAGATGTTAAAAACTACTTAACAAAGTCAGTTAATTTCTTTAACCTTAAATCATATGCCAAACTATTTGAAAAAAATCTTACAGGAAAGGATATTGGTAAATATAGAAATCTTTGTATAGATCAATTGGTTGAGTTGTCAAAAATTGATTGGTACCTTCGGCGCTTACTTTTGAACATTACCATTTCAATAGAACATTTTTCTAAAATAAATCTCTTGAATCAATGTACGGAAGACTCCAAAGATGATGGTTATCAGATTGTTGCTGATTTTTTAGAAGCAAATCCTAAAATTAAAGAAAAAAATAAAAAAAACGCAAGTGAACGTCGAGATTATTGCTGTGACCTAAAACTTAAATATAGTGAAGATATGCCTGTTTGGGTACTTATGGAATTGCTTACGTTTGGTGAGTATGTAAACTTCCTTTCATTCTATGAGCGACAACATCATCGAAAAAATGCTAATGTTATTTGGACACAAAATTGTTTTTGGTCAGTGCGTATTATTCGTAATGCTTGTGCGCATAATAATTGTCTTCTTCCTTCTTTGTTTAAAGAACCAAATAGAAATGTTGAGAACGGGGATAAAAATCAAAATAAACAGCTTTTTTCAAAATTAAGTAATTTGTATTTGACTGATGGTGAAAAAAATTTACTTAATAGATCCCTTTTACTTCGTGATTTGGCAATGATTATCTTAGGAATGGATTCTGTTATTATGAGCAAGAAAGTAAAGAATCATGAGTTTTATTATTTGATGTTTTTCTTGGATAATCGGTGTATAAAACATAAGGAACTATTTACAAAACAAGAGAATATCTGTAAGGCATACCAATTGTTTAAAAAAATACTAGCTTTTTATTATGAGAAAGCATCTATTTCTATTTTTTAA
- a CDS encoding GGDEF domain-containing protein, with protein MVGKRFLGRLNEKLMDDTYRREMQIVLFPLLFGLISLFMSFFNVYVHQYALMRETFFFGICCLSIAFFAAKFPSHRALHEFLFAIAVYLLLTSFIITGGVEGYSPVWIILLPCCGLYALGTKNGTILCGIEFITLLFLFCTSFGRSLLKCEYTDAFLHRFPLTYACTYFVGLLIETVRAKTNEALVTSRTMYAHLSRTDELTGLHNRMGLQAKLNELFAADAIDFSIAFVIMDLDDFKSVNDSHGHIDGDALLVHHAQILSELVPADGYLARWGGEEFVILLCRPEGKLQVKALIDSIQKRFKEIYRGLSVSASFGVSFLKPGMTQEDLTRQADAALYEAKAAGKACCRFAE; from the coding sequence ATGGTAGGGAAAAGATTCCTGGGCAGATTGAATGAGAAGCTGATGGACGATACATACAGGAGGGAAATGCAGATTGTCCTGTTTCCTCTTCTGTTTGGATTGATATCACTGTTCATGAGTTTCTTCAATGTGTATGTCCATCAGTATGCTTTGATGAGAGAAACTTTTTTCTTTGGTATCTGCTGTTTGTCTATTGCTTTTTTTGCTGCCAAGTTTCCTTCTCATCGTGCATTGCATGAGTTCCTGTTTGCAATTGCCGTATATTTGCTTTTGACTAGCTTTATCATTACAGGAGGAGTAGAAGGATATTCTCCAGTCTGGATTATCTTGCTTCCTTGCTGTGGTTTATATGCACTTGGTACAAAGAATGGAACGATTCTCTGTGGAATAGAATTCATCACATTGCTTTTCCTGTTTTGTACGTCATTTGGCAGATCCCTGTTGAAATGTGAATATACCGATGCTTTTCTCCATCGTTTTCCTCTGACGTATGCATGTACTTATTTTGTAGGACTGCTGATTGAAACAGTCCGAGCAAAGACAAATGAAGCATTGGTTACCAGCCGGACCATGTATGCACACCTAAGCCGCACCGATGAATTGACAGGGCTACATAACCGCATGGGATTGCAGGCAAAACTCAATGAATTGTTTGCAGCTGATGCGATAGATTTCTCTATTGCCTTTGTTATCATGGATTTGGATGATTTCAAGTCTGTCAATGATTCCCATGGTCACATTGATGGTGATGCCCTCTTGGTGCACCATGCACAGATTCTCAGTGAACTGGTTCCTGCAGACGGGTATCTTGCTCGATGGGGTGGGGAAGAATTTGTCATTCTGCTTTGCCGGCCAGAAGGAAAACTGCAGGTGAAGGCTCTTATTGATAGTATTCAGAAACGGTTCAAGGAGATATACAGAGGGTTGTCTGTCAGTGCGAGTTTCGGTGTCAGTTTTCTGAAACCTGGGATGACTCAGGAAGATTTGACCCGACAGGCTGATGCTGCGCTTTATGAAGCCAAGGCTGCCGGCAAGGCCTGCTGCAGGTTTGCTGAATAA